GGCGCGACGCCGGCTGGAACCCTCAGCGGCGCGACGACGGCTCGATCCCGTTCGCGGACATCGTGCGGCGGCACCGTTTCCACACCATCCTCGGTCTCGTCGCGGGCGTCGCGGCCTTCGCCATCGCCACCTCGCTGTTCCTGTGGATGTCACCGACGATCCTCGGCCTCGTCCTGGCGATCCCGATCTCCTGGGCGAGCGGGCAGCTCTTCATCGGCCTGGCGCTGAAGCGCGCCGGCCTGCTGATGACGCCCGAGGAGCGCGAGCCCCCGGCGATCGCCACCGCCGCCAAGGCGATCGAGGCGCGCAACGCGGCGCTCGCCTACGACGATGCCGACGGGTTGCGGGCGCTCCACGCCGATCCGGACCTCCAGGCCGGCCACCTCGCCTTCCTGCCCCCGGCCGAGCGCCGGCCCCGCGGCGCGCCGCAAGCAGACCACGTCATGGCCCAGGCCAAGGTGGTCGAGGCCGAGACCATCGACGAGGCGGCCGACTGGCTGAACGCCAAGGAGAAGATGGTGCTGCTGCACGACCGGGCGCTGCTGGACAGGCTGGCGCGGCTGGGTGGGTAGAGTCCGGTCAGATCGCGCGTATTTGCGCGACCGTCAGAGTGGGAAACTCTTTCATCCCACCCGCGACCTCATCCTGAGGTGTCATACCAACGGTCGTTGAAAACGACCTTTGGTTCCGTTCTCGAATTTTCGCCAAGCCTCTGGCTTGAGATCGAAAATTCGAGATGGGTCAACGGCCCCGTCGATCTCGGGCTTGCCCGAGATCGAATCGATGCGTCAGCATCTTGCGCCGTTGGTATCAGTTCGTCACCGGCTTCGCGGTCCCTGGCGAATGACGCTGTTTCGCTATCCAGGGTGGCAAATGCCAACCTGGATCGTGAGTTTCTATTTAACCCTCCCGCTCGGCCAGGCGCAGGGACCAGATCAGGTTCCCGCCCTCGTCGACCAGCCACAGGGCGTTCACCTGCTCGTCGTCGGGCGTGCTCTCCCGGGCATTGGCGAGGCGAACCGCCTCCTGCCGGTCCGCGGCCTGGATGATCTCGTCGATCAGCGGGGGACCGATCGCCCCGTCCATGGCGCGGACCGCCCCGCGCAGTCGATATGCCGGCATCCGCCCTGTCGCTCCTCGATCGCGTCCCGCTCGATCGCCCACGACTGAGACGCGGGCTGCCCCCGTTTTCGGGCGGGAGCGGGATACATCAAGGGCCGGGCCCTGCCGACGTCGCAAAACTGGCCACCGGTCTTGCGACAAAAATCGGCGGCAACCGGGAGCCCGAGCGGACGAAGCGTGGGCTTGCATACGCTTCGTCCGCTCGGGTGCGGCGCATCGGCGCTGCTCGCACTCAGCCGGTGCGCCGTGCCGTTCAGCGCCCGGCGCAGGCGCTGATCCCGGCGAGTCTCCAGCGCCCGCTGCCGGCGCAGGGCTGTCCGGGGAAAGACGAGGCGCAGGAAATCCCCCCTCCCCGCGGGCGGGGAGAGGAGAGAATTCGCGCTACACCTTTCCCCGGACAGCCCTGCCGCAGAGTGGGGAAAAGCCCGCGCCTCTTCTTTTTTGGGATAGGCCCGGTGGAGGCAAGGCATTCGCCCCGCCTCCTGCCCTGATTTCAGAAGAACCCGAGCTTCTTTGCCGAGTAGCTGACCAGCAGGTTCTTGGTCTGCTGGTAGTGGTCGAGCATCATCTTGTGGGTCTCGCGGCCGATGCCGGATTGCTTGTAGCCGCCGAAGGCCGCGTGGGCGGGGTAGGCGTGGTAGCAGTTGGTCCAGACGCGGCCGGCCTGGATCGCCCGGCCGAAGCGGTAGGCGCGGGTGCCGTCGCGTGTCCACACGCCGGCGCCGAGGCCGTAGAGGGTGTCGTTGGCGATCGAGAGCGCCTCTTCGTCATCCTTGAAGGTCGTGACCGACAGGACGGGCCCAAAAATCTCCTCCTGGAAGATCCGCATCTTGTTGTGGCCGCGGAACACCGTCGGCGTCATGTAGTAGCCGCCGGCGAACTCGCCCTCCTTGACGTTGCGCTCGCCGCCGGTGAGGCATTCGGCGCCTTCCTGCTTGCCGATCGCCACGTAGCTGAGGATCTTCTCCAGCTGCTCGGAGGAGGCCTGGGCGCCGATCATCGTGGCGGGATCGAGGGGCGAGCCCTGGGCAATCGCCTCGACGCGCTTGATGGCGCGCTCCATGAAGCGGTCGTAGATCGATTCGTGCACCAAGGCCCGGCTCGGGCAGGTGCAGACCTCGCCCTGGTTGAGGGCGAACATGGTGAAGCCCTCGAGCGCCTTGTCGAGGAAGTCGTCGTCTTCCGCGGCCACGTCCGAGAAGAAGATGTTCGGCGACTTGCCGCCGAGCTCCAGCGTCACCGGGATCAGGTTCTGCGAGGCGTATTGCATGATGAGGCGGCCGGTGGTCGTCTCACCGGTGAACGCGATCTTGGCGATGCGGGGCGAGGAGGCCAGCGGCTTGCCGGCCTCGAGCCCGAAGCCGTTGACGATGTTGAGCACGCCCGGCGGCAAGAGGTCGCCGATGAGTTCGGCGAGCAGCAGCACCGAGGCCGGG
This sequence is a window from Methylobacterium sp. SyP6R. Protein-coding genes within it:
- the adh gene encoding aldehyde dehydrogenase, with amino-acid sequence MNKPELFADARTKSPFSARYDNFIGGQWVAPAAGRYFENTSPITGGVICEVARSDAQDIERALDAAHAAKEAWGRTAPAERARILLKIADRMEDNLDLIALAETWDNGKPIRETTHADIPLAIDHFRYFAGCVRAQEGSLSEIDHDTVAYHFHEPLGVVGQIIPWNFPILMAVWKLAPALAAGNCVVLKPAEQTPASVLLLAELIGDLLPPGVLNIVNGFGLEAGKPLASSPRIAKIAFTGETTTGRLIMQYASQNLIPVTLELGGKSPNIFFSDVAAEDDDFLDKALEGFTMFALNQGEVCTCPSRALVHESIYDRFMERAIKRVEAIAQGSPLDPATMIGAQASSEQLEKILSYVAIGKQEGAECLTGGERNVKEGEFAGGYYMTPTVFRGHNKMRIFQEEIFGPVLSVTTFKDDEEALSIANDTLYGLGAGVWTRDGTRAYRFGRAIQAGRVWTNCYHAYPAHAAFGGYKQSGIGRETHKMMLDHYQQTKNLLVSYSAKKLGFF